A portion of the Gorilla gorilla gorilla isolate KB3781 chromosome X, NHGRI_mGorGor1-v2.1_pri, whole genome shotgun sequence genome contains these proteins:
- the MAGEB17 gene encoding melanoma-associated antigen B17, whose translation MPRGQASKRRAREKRRQARGEDRCLMGAQATAAEKEKLPSSSPACQSPPQSFPNAGIPQESQRASYPSSPASAVSLTSSDEGAKGQKGESPNSFHGPSSSESTGRDLLNTKTGELVQFLLNKYIRKEPITREAMLKVINRKYKQHFPEILRRSTENVEVVFGLYLKEMDPSRQSYVLVSKLDFPNQESLSDGRGFPLSELLMVLLSTIFMHGNHATEEEMWECLNALGMYKGRKHFIYGEPQELVTKDLVREGYLEYRQVPSSDPPRYEFLWGPRARAETSKMKVLEFVAKLNDTVASTFKSQYKEALREQEEQARARAAARASARARASRSFQPY comes from the coding sequence ATGCCTCGCGGTCAGGCGAGTAAGCGCCGTGCCCGTGAGAAACGCCGCCAGGCTCGAGGTGAAGACCGATGTCTCATGGGTGCTCAAGCCACCGCAGCAGAGAAGGAAAAGCTGCCATCCTCCTCTCCTGCATGCCAGAGTCCTCCCCAGAGCTTCCCCAATGCAGGCATTCCTCAGGAGTCCCAGAGAGCCAGCTACCCcagctctcctgcttcagctgtTTCACTCACAAGTTCTGATGAAGGTGCCAAGGGCCAAAAGGGGGAAAGTCCCAACTCCTTCCATGGCCCGTCCTCCTCTGAGAGCACAGGAAGAGATCTTCTGAACACGAAGACGGGCGAATTGGTGCAGTTCCTGCTCAACAAGTATATAAGGAAAGAGCCCATTACGAGGGAAGCCATGCTGAAGGTTATCAACAGAAAGTACAAGCAGCACTTCCCTGAGATACTCCGGAGAAGCACTGAGAACGTAGAGGTGGTATTTGGCCTCTACCTCAAGGAAATGGACCCCAGCCGTCAGTCCTATGTGCTTGTTAGCAAGCTGGACTTTCCCAATCAAGAAAGCTTGAGCGATGGCAGGGGCTTTCCCCTGAGTGAGCTCCTGATGGTTCTCCTGAGCACCATCTTCATGCATGGCAACCATGCCACTGAGGAAGAGATGTGGGAATGCCTGAATGCGTTGGGGATGTATAAGGGTAGGAAGCACTTCATCTATGGGGAGCCCCAGGAGCTTGTCACCAAAGATTTGGTGCGAGAGGGGTACCTGGAGTACCGGCAGGTACCCAGCAGCGATCCTCCACGCTACGAGTTCCTGTGGGGTCCCAGGGCCCGTGCTGAAACCAGCAAAATGAAAGTCCTGGAGTTTGTGGCCAAGCTCAATGATACCGTTGCCAGTACCTTCAAGTCCCAGTATAAGGAGGCTCTGAGAGAGCAGGAAGAGCAAGCCAGAGCCAGAGCGGCAGCCAGGGCTAGCGCCAGGGCCAGGGCTAGCAGGTCCTTTCAGCCCTACTGA